The following are encoded in a window of Carya illinoinensis cultivar Pawnee chromosome 15, C.illinoinensisPawnee_v1, whole genome shotgun sequence genomic DNA:
- the LOC122297041 gene encoding uncharacterized protein LOC122297041 — translation MATAILPSHSYLQTRVCSETLKPPLKSLRNSSPKGSHSRRHRRSPPSIQSSPQHRDRTDRSLVAMVPAKNMVMGQVRILKRGETLSQTKISDNRKPMAKKERDLNLVLGSTDRLGPDPETVQRQIRVSEFKVNDGIYGGSSVVESPPPCSLPVPGFLGKNSVSATSDLRRILRLDSV, via the coding sequence ATGGCCACTGCGATTCTTCCTTCACACAGCTATCTTCAGACCCGGGTTTGCTCAGAAACCCTAAAACCTCCTCTCAAATCTCTACGAAATTCTAGTCCTAAAGGCTCCCACTCCCGCCGGCATAGGCGATCTCCCCCTTCTATCCAATCCAGTCCTCAGCATCGAGACAGGACAGATCGTTCCCTCGTGGCCATGGTTCCTGCCAAGAACATGGTCATGGGCCAGGTCAGGATCCTCAAGCGCGGCGAGACGTTGAGCCAGACGAAGATTAGTGATAATCGGAAGCCGATGGCGAAGAAGGAACGAGATCTGAACTTGGTTCTGGGATCCACCGACCGGCTGGGTCCGGACCCAGAGACCGTCCAGAGGCAGATTAGGGTTTCGGAATTCAAGGTAAACGATGGAATCTACGGTGGATCTTCAGTCGTCGAGTCGCCGCCTCCATGTTCCCTTCCTGTCCCGGGCTTCTTGGGGAAGAACAGCGTCTCGGCAACAAGTGATTTGCGCCGGATTTTGCGCCTCGATTCAGTATGA